CCAACGGTACCTgcatcctcctccttctcttcttcttcttcctcgtcgtTGTCTTGCCGCAACCACGCCTCCACGCCCTCCTCTTGCTGCTACTGCTACTCCTGTTGTCGTCGTTGTCTTGTCGTTTCTTGCGGTTGTTGGGGGAGGGGATGCGAGGGAAGGGAGGGGGCGGACgctagaggagaggagaaaggcgacgaggaggaagaggagggttCTTGCGGTGGAGATGACCGGCGAGAGGAGGCCAGCAGCGGTGGGTGCCCTGGAAAAGGATATATAAGGGAGAGCGGACGGTGTATTGGTATGAGAAGGAAGGATATGGAGAGATTGCAGCGGGGGAGGCGGCTGACGGCGAGGAGTGgctaggaggaggaggtcgcgctggcggtggcggtagatgaagcagagagagaaaaggagggGAACTTGAAGTACCTGGAGGTGTGGCGCTGCAAGTTCAGCGATAAGCTCTTCATGCTGTAACCGCCGCTAGCCAGCGTCTCGCTGCCAGTGACCCACGTaggatggcgcggcggcggaggcggcggcggcgccagccatggcatgcatgcatgtcgatCAGTAGCATAGTTTTGACTTTTGAAAGGGGTATAGTAGTGTAAAAGAGGGGTagaaagtaattaattaaagttaatggttattttgtgatgattataactatttaattaatcaactaGGTCGATCTTAATCTTAAGATGGTGTACTGAGTTGATGATGCTGGTAATGTCTGTAAATGTGGAATTTAAGATCTGGATTTTACCGTGTATGTTCTTCTTTTGATTTATCTGCTTTCCCTTTTTCGACTAGTTCTTTTGCTTAGGTAAATTTTCATTTTGCATTCTTCAGTTGTAGCGGTTGACTAATGGCTGAGATGCGACTTTATTTCATTTTCATCAGATTTTACATGgtttcttaataaaaaaattgcttgACGAAACTCAGCTCTACTCCAAAGAAATATGCAAAATTTTCACATGATTTATGGTCGGATCGAGTATTCAAGTTCAGCTTATTTGTATAATGTTCTTGCAGCGGCAGCAGTGAAGAGGGGCAGCGGTGTGCGGCGgcaaggcggaggtggaggcagcAACGATGGCCCAATGCCGAGGTAcacccctcctccccccatccatcctcttcttcttcttccctcctCCACTTAGGAAAATTTGCTCATGTGTGTGATGGATTTGTCCCTTACTGTCATGGGTGACGGATGTGTGAATGTGTGTGATGgatttgtgaaatatgttttGTTAATGGAGTAGTATAGATTTAAGCTTCacataaatatatttgtaaaatgCCATTGTATCATTGATAATAATGCTCTATTGGTAATCACAGTAAAGTATCCACATTGTGCTTGTCATCATAATTCGTCACTAGCATGCTAggatatatagaaaaatggcaAGTCTAGCATGGTAAACCAAGTGGCATCTGTGGACGGCTATTAAGTACAAAATTCTCGctgtcaatacctgcataaaaccATAAAAGTAAAACATCCAATATAGTGGTAGGATTTATTTCTAACCATTTCCACGAGTGttagtgtatatttgtatgcaggatGCAACCCACCAAAGTTGAGATGAAATGTACATGAAGGATGAGAATATAACTTCCATATCCAAGCCATAGAGTTTTGAGCCCACAAACCCAATAAGATACATTTATCTTGAGCCAAACTTCAGTAGAACatatagtgggacccacatgtcagaacACCAGAGAAGGAGCTAGGCTGGATGGGCCAGCcagggttcggctgaaccagcAGCTAGCCCAACCAGCACAATATTTTACCAACTGATAGTTATCCTCATCCTATGACGGTTAGGAGCGTTAATACTGGTGGAAACCGTCATCAAGAGGACACATGGCAAAAGGAGAAGTTAAGAAGATGCTCTTAGGATTCTATGTTGAATATTTCACAGTATCTCCACTCTCTCAACTCACCTCcacactataaatacccctgtcctctccctcattcacacacacttgaagcatgagctgaattacaagaggctctagtgTACTTTATTGTATATTAGAATAGAGAGAGAGTAATGTAGAAGAAGTTGTCGATGCAAATTAATTCTCTTCTTACCTTTTTTatcttgttaattactctgCATTAATTGAATATCATTATAAGTAATTAAAATTTACtctgtgagaattatctcttggttagttcctaattagcgtGCGGGATCATCGTTCACTATAGTCTATTATAATATAGATTACtttagtgagttataaacactacaGTAGCTATTAATTGCTTAGATGCGGTGTCTAAGTAGTTGATTTATGGTGTTTGCTCCGTATCCCACAGTAGGTGtaaggtgggtgtagaggtgggtgtaagtcctccctgtccgggtacgtaatAGAGCGATATCTGGGAGCAGCAAGCTGGCCAGTGCCCGAAGTATCGCGTTAGGATTAAGTTAAGCTTTCCGTAGACATTGTTTCTCACCGgtgaatcctctctatcctttgCCTATCATTAGCTTCGTGTCCTTGGACAAACCTGGTAAAGAGCtgacacacacgttccctgtggAAATCAATACCTGAGAATACTCCTGGCTGAAGTGCTACATCAGTAttttccgtgcgcttgcggattttatttgtaaagttaagaaataccaacagcatCCAAGATAAATGGTAAATGCAACTGTTAGCACTATCCTGATCCTAATTTCTTATATACTTTAATCGAAAATAAAATTTCTGAACACCCATAACTTGCTGCACTGGACCTAGGCTTCAAGATCACCTCTACAGGGTATTTATGTTGCTCATTAAGtaactaattatatatttttagtgtCTAATAACACCGAACCAGCTGTTTGGATTACCCAGTTGTATAAACCATGATTACCCATACATGTGAACATTTTACAACTATAGAATATGGAAGTTGTATGAGGATGTAATTATGTGTGTGAATGTATGATGGATTTGTGCATGTGTGTGATGGATTTGTCCCTTACTGTCATGGGTGATGGATTTAGACATGCCACAATGTGTTGGAAAATCTGCAGTATGGCACTAAGACACATTGGCACATATATGGCACACTAAGACCAAATATGTGCTTGTTGCACTTGTTACTCCATTTCCAATGTCTAAGGACATTTCAGTCATGTTACTGTATATTTtgtgctgctactgctgctgctgctaaaatatattttgtgttgctgctgctgctgatataTTTGGTACTTTCCTATATCAGTTTATTTCCACAATCCATCATTGGGTTGAAATGTACTTTTCTACTTTCCTGCTGCTGTTgatatatttatgcattgccCATGTGAATATAACTTGTTGCTCGATGATGAAATTCATATGGTGGGAGATTATGTGTGGAAGTATTTCATTTATTTGTGTGATTTGTGAATTGTGCTGGGTTAGGGtataaaaccggcacctatctcCTACTACTTAATTACTCGGCCTGCCACCTACCCACTGGCCACTTcaccctctctctcttatcCACACACTCTCCCTCACTCTCTTTTGGTCACTATTTTTGAATTGCCCTTTATTCTCGTCTCTGTTTATACTGCCACACATAATCGATGACGACCTAGTACACCATGGCATGGAGGCCATTAAGTTGGCAACCTGCCATCTGAGAGCAAATATGTTCCTGTTTTGTGCTTGTAACAGTTCTGAGAGCACAAAATATCTTACACCTTTAGACCATGTTATTTTTCAACATTAGTAATGTTATTATGCTTGATGATGACTAGACGGAACACAAAGAATTTGCCAGCTCCAGATCTGAGGGTGAACATCATGCCAGCCCTAGCACGTTCTTAAACTTAAATCAAGAGCATTCCGAAGGCGGAGAGGTGATTTCGACGTATATTTCACGCAATAGTGCATTAGCAAATTCCGACTCTAATGGACCATTCGAACTAATCAAATTTGCAATTTCCAAGGAGGTTGACACTTCCACTGGCAGTTCAGGCCAGAATTCAACTGTCTCATCTAGCCTAGGGGTCCTAGCTTGATGCCGGATGGTCACTACGTTGTGACAGTGCTCATGAAACTGGGTGGCCACACGTACCATCGACGGTGATGACCCCCTATGGTAGGGCGTGTGGATGTATCGTCAAGGATTTCATTCCCATCAAGTACAGACATTGGAATGAAATGATGTAACACAACTCGACTGGATGGTACCTGAAGGAAGAATGCTGGCGAAAGTTGAAGTTGTCATTCACCTTTCCAGAAGGCCAAGAAGAGCTAGCAAAGAAGGGAGCCCTATCAAAGATGGGCACATTATTTAGAGAGTGGTGGACTGACTTGAACGTGGACTTCGTCCAATGCAACCGAACCCCGGATTTTGAGAAACCCATGTATCAAAAGTTGGCAGATTATTGGGATGAGTTTGTGAGCTAGAAAACATCTGAGGAGGCAAGAGAAGTGAGCGCCCTAAACAAGGACAACTTCATGTTGAACACGTATCCACACCGACTTGGCCCGAGCGGATATGCTAAGAATATCCCCAAATGGGAAGAGAAGGTGGAACAACTACATCAAGCAGGTATAGTTCTCGAGACAGATGCATGGGGGACCCGGACAAAGCACTACATGTACGCCAGGAAGGCTCAACTATCGGATCAGGAGAGTTGGTTGCTCTGGGACCTCATCAGCAAGAGCTAAAAGAAAAGATCACTGAGGCCATTTCCCTGGCAAGACAGGGTAAATTTGTGCCAGTAAGAGAGAAAGATGAGATCACAGTGGCACTGGGGACGAAAGAGCACCCTGGACGCATGAGAGGCGTTGGTTCCGTTCCATGGAAGGAAGGGTTCCCGGATGATACACACATGTATCGGGCCCGTTCAAGAAGACCCACGAGAGAAGAGGAGGCCGGACGTATGAGATTAGAGGTGGCCTATCAGGTAAAGGCACAACATGCAGTGTTGTTTCCCGATGGGGTACTAGGACGACAGGGGCAAGTTGGTGACCAACTGGTTAGCCCGGGTGGGAAACGGAGCAGTTGCGCATCCGCGGATAATCCCCCTCCAGAACAGCACACCACGCATTACGTTGTTTTTTTAGGGGAACACATGTTACGTTGTGGACGACATAACAACACATACTCCGTGCGTGCTCCATGTCCCTCTTCAGAGCAACATTACTCAGGAGATTGCACGCAATGTGGCACATCCAATATGTGCAGGGCAAACAATACACGGTGTTCCATTGCCTGCAGACCACTCAAGGGTTGAAGTGGAAGACGTGCCAAGCCAGTATAGATGTTATGTGCTACAATTTCCTCTAGAGGAAGGGGTTGACACTCTGAGCGCTGCTCTTCACAACCTGATCGTATGGCCCAAACGCTACATCGTTATCACAAACGATGGGGCAGGGGATCCAAGCGCCGATGATTCCAGCCTTTCAAACGGACGAGGTCATTCTTCGCCTCGACAGAGGTCCCCTAGTCTACCTCCTCGTCAGAAGACCCCAAATCAACCACAACCTTCGCAGAAGTCTCCGAGTACAGGCCCAATTAGGAAAAAGACCCCAACACCAAGTGCGTCGCAAATGTCTGGTTCATCAAGCATGGAGCGACTCCCACATTCCAAGTCGAAATTAGTGCCAAATCCGACAACTTCGCTACCGAAAAAGGTGAGCGGTAGCATCACTTCGCTTCTTGGCCCCAAGAAGCCTGAGGAACGAAAGATTCCAATTCCTAAGAAAGTGATCGAGCATTTCATCAAATGCGCACAGCCAAGGCTACCTCCAAAACCTATATCGGACTTCCGTAGAACACTTGAGAAAAGTGAAATGCAGTCTCGATCTAGGGAGTTGTTCCTTGACAAGAAAGCGTCTGATGAGGCTGCTTTCTGTAAGTCAGTCGATTTGAAAAGCCTAGACGATATTGATAACCTTGACAAGGCTGAGGTGGTACTCAGTTCCAACATGGATGACCCATGGTGCTCGACTCAGAAATTGAATGGTTAGGAACTCAAGCGCATTGGCTGCATCAATGGTATTTGGAGGAGGCCGCAAAGGGTCATGAAATGATCGGTGCCTACTACACCGACATTGATTTTCACCATGACCCCAATATATGTTATGTATAATTTAAGGAGCTCTTCAACTTGTACCATAAAAAGGAACTCGATATCAGCCTCCTCCAAATGTGGTCATTGTGAGTCCTTTGATATCTTCTCCTTAATCTGGCACCTTGGACGTACTCTAAGTagttttcaactattttctccTTTTGCAGGCGCTGCTCTTATCAATGTAGAAGTCTTGACCGTAAGATTGCATTTCTAGATCCAGCGGTTGTGAACTTCAACAATCAGTTgtccaaagaaaaagaaattgaCGACTATCTCTTCAATGCCCTCGTTAAGCAAAATGGTTATGACCATATTCTCCTGCCTTACCTATCTCAGTAAGTCACTATCATCGATTTCTAGTTCCATTTGCTCTCCACGCGTATCATATTATTGATACATTGTCCTATGTGCAGCCATCATTGGATCCTCTTCGTAATCAATATCGACGACAGTAAGATTTGTGTATATGATAGCTTGAGGAAAGGGACAGACAATTACCAAACTATTATGAATGCACTAAATAGGGCATATGTGAAGTACCGTAGGTCCAAAAGAACGTATGGGAGATGTGCGATCGATGCAACATCATTCCGGATCTTTGAAAATCAATATATTTATAGACAACCAGCGCTTACCAACCTCTGCGGGATGTACGTCATGTGGTACATGCTATGTTTTGTAGAGTCTGGGCACCTTCTTCCCCGTAATGCTGAGGTATGACATGTTTCAGGGACTTACGTAATAAATTAGACTATTCTATTGAAGTACGAAAGTAAATTTCTATGCCTTCCACCCTTGTGTTGCAGAAGTTGGGTCTTGAAACAAGCGAAATGCTGCCACACGTCTTCACAGCTCTCACCGACTAGTTTTGCGGGCCTGTCCATACTCATGTCATAGATCCAAATGGCACTTACAATGTCAACAAGCTCCCACAACAAAGTGCAATCCTCTGCTCCTACCCCTCAGGACCAAAAAGTGAAGAAATCAACTACTAAGAAGAGAAAAACCAGGTAGGTAGATTTGTGTGAAAAATTGTAGTTACTTAGTGCTTATGCATGAATTATGGATGTGACAcgtcctagtacaatgaatctggacagaccgtgtgtccagattcattatactaggaTTTGttacatccacccaaaatcccttatgttatgggacagagggagtatgtacaaATGTTTTGGATTTGGACTtacaatatatatgtaaatGTTTAGAGCATCTGAGATGTTGTAGAGCTCTAGCGATTTAGTCAAGTTTCCTgggatgtgtaacacatctggtcgccacCTTCGTGTGGTTTGATgagcacatctcaggctgaagttgactggcacgCTGAGTCCCAACAATATCTCATTTGCTCTTTACTCGAGGATATGAATGTGAATTATATGCAAATGTCTAGAATTTACACTTATAATTTTCTGGACTTACGAATTttagacttgtgaatttctgACCTAAGGATATATGTGCAAATGTTCATAATTTAGACTTAGGAATTTTTggacttaaaaattttaaactAGGAATATTTTGAGTTAGGATATATATGCAAATGTTTAAGATTTAAAGATAGGAACTTTTGGACCTACGGATTTTTAGACTTGGCAAATTTTAACTTAGGCTTGTAGGTTTTTATTTGTTGTGATGAATGTGAAAGTGAATGAATGTGCTGTATGGATCTGGGGCTGTAGGGATGGATTTGGGTTTGTATGGAATTGGGGTTGTATGGATGAATTTACTGCAATATTTTTATTACCCAACAAATAGGTGCCGGATTTTAGGtttgaaccggcacctattaggaccatataggtgccggttttaacctaaaaaccgacacctatt
Above is a window of Oryza sativa Japonica Group chromosome 10, ASM3414082v1 DNA encoding:
- the LOC4348034 gene encoding uncharacterized protein, which gives rise to MGREGGTTTSSRYSSRDRCMGDPDKALHVRQEGSTIGSGELVALGPHQQELKEKITEAISLARQGKFVPVREKDEITVALGTKEHPGRMRGVGSVPWKEGFPDDTHMYRARSRRPTREEEAGRMRLEVAYQVKAQHAVLFPDGVLGRQGQVGDQLVSPGGKRSSCASADNPPPEQHTTHYVVFLGEHMLRCGRHNNTYSVRAPCPSSEQHYSGDCTQCGTSNMCRANNTRCSIACRPLKG